CCATTTCTACATGGAAGAAAGGGAACCTGGAACACAAGTTAACCCTTTTAACTTTATTGGAGGAAAAGTGTGTTTTGTTGTTGGGACaatgattcatttttttatcagagAACTTGCACAAATGCTATACTATGCATTATTTTGCAGCTGGATGATTGCATCGACCAAAGCCGTAGCAACAAATACGATGCATGATAATTGAATGTTAAGTATAGAGCTATTTCATATGTGGCCACCTAAAGTATGTCACAATAATAAGTGGGGTCAAAGATTTAATTACCATATCtccaataataaattatgactTATAACACTGGTGAAATCATCGTCTATTAGTTATACTGGTGAAATCATCTCTAGTAAGGGAATAGAAAGTGTAACAACATAAGGATGGTTACTAAACTTTGCTATTATGATAGTTTGGTTTGTACGAAAGAACTTGCACAAATGCTATAATATCTACTATTTCACGGGTGGAATTTCATTGACCAAATCATAGAAACAAATATGGcataataattacattttaAAGTTGGAGCTATTTAGTCTGCATCTACCTAAATACGTCATGATAACATgtccagtaaaaaaaattgatcactCACATCTCTAAACAATAAATTCTCGCTTACAACATTGGTGAAATCATCATCCCATTAGTTGGACTTTTATCGGGTAGGTCAACCTCCACACGGTGTCCTCACATAGGCATGCTATCACTAGCCTGCCCCTATCTCTCTAAGGCAAGAATCAGCCCTACCGAAGTGCCCCATCTCTAAACAACCATTTATCTAGCGAGAGAAGAGATAAGTGTAGCAACACTAGGGATaacttctaatttttttcttgggaTGATGGTTTTGCTTttaccaaaagaaaaacttagaTAAATCACTGACCAAAGTGATAGCCACAAATATagctaataataaatatatcttagaGAGATGGAGCTATTTAATATTAAGCTTTCAAAAATACATCATGATAACAGGTTGAGTGAAAGATCTTATCACTCCATCTCCTGCACTAAATTCTGACTTATAGCACCGGTGGAATCATAATCTCATTAGTTGGATTTCGATCGAATAGGTCAACCACTACACAATGTTCTTACGTAGGCATGCTATCACTAAGCTACCCCTATCTCTAAGGTAGGAAATGGCTCTATAGGAGCATCTCATGTCACAACCATTTCTCTagagagggaaaagaaagtGTATCAATTCCCACAACTATTTCTCAGGCAAGGAATGAGAAAAGTGTAGCAACATCAAGGATGGCTTCTACTTTTTTGTTGGGACAAAGGTTGGGTTTTTACTAAAATACGCGACAAATGCTACACTATCTGATTACTGCACAATCCCTAAACTTGTTCGTTTGTGTCATCTAGTTACTCATACTCGCAAAATGCAAATCTAGATCACATAAGTTGTTAAAGTGTCTTTTTAGTTCCTATTGCCATGAACCATTCGGGATCATAGCGCTGACGTGTCATCATCACTAAATCTACACTGAGGCTGCATTCTTTATCCCATCTTACCAACTTATATTGTCTCATTTTCTGCGTGCACACTTTTGAATCtgcataataaaattatatagtaaagttggcttaaaaattatatcaatccattttcaagtttttttatagttaattaattaattaatcatatattaatttgttgctttgttttttttgcattggTTCCCTATCCAATTGTCGAACGTGACCTGATTGGCAATTGAGGTACACTTAGGAAATTtcgcttttcctttttttttcttcatttctttCTTAGTTCTCCTATCATATTtgccatttcttttcttttttttctcttattccACGGTAGCTACCACTATTGAGGTCTCCATGGGTGTCACCGTACACTCACACACATGAGGTGAGAGGAAGGGGATGATGATGAGTGACTTCTCTGCTTCGTTGTTGCCTCCACGAGAGGGGAACCATGCTCGATGTTGTCGATAGCCTCAGGAGGTTCCGTTGGTGTGGAGGAGAATGTCATGCGATATCTGGTCCTAAAAACACCGTGGTGCAGATGGCAAAGGCCATAGGGTGTGGTGATCACTGCCACACGTTCCTACTCCAtttttcctcctcttcccaTGCTCCATAGTGCAACGCTCCCTTGTGTTCCTCCTTCGCCCCCCATGCCACAGCTACCCTTGTGTTTCCCTTGCTCAATGATGTTCCCTAGATTTGGATGGAGGAGCTTGAGGCGGAGGTTGGAGCATCGGTGGTGGTGCATTGGAGCGCCTCTTTACCGAGCTTGTCCTTGATCACCCATACTGAGATCACCCCTGCCTACGGATCCTTAGGCTCTAGCCTCTAGCCCTTAATCATTATTGTCAAATTAGCATCTGGTAGCCACCACTAAGCTCATATCCAGTCATTGTCGTTGAGCTATCTAACAACCATGGATCCTCAAGTGCTCACACCGGTTGCCATTGACCCCCCTCAGCAACAGGTTATGAGATATAGATATGCATTTTAAGAGTATAGAGGCATAAATGATACATTCGAACAAGTTTACGGACTGACCATGTACTTTAATCCGTCTACTATTTTGTTGATAGGCAATTACGCTAACCAAATCCATAGCAGAGATGGCTATTGTCTACCTAAAATGTGTCATGATAACATGTTGGTCAAATGTTTGGTGACTCTATTGGGCGGTGGAAGTTTTGATCACTCCATCTCTAGCAATAAATGTGCATTTACGCCATTGGTGAAATCCTTATCTCATTACATTGCATTTTATTCGAATAAGTTATCCGCCACACGATATTCTCATGCGGGTGTGCTCGGAACATCCCATCTCTCTACACAGCCACCATTTCTCTCGCTACAGAGACACCCACAAACAGCTCTCACAGGTATGGTTTTCTAATTCATAAAAGGTACAGGGACTCTATCGTGAACAAAGACGcaagagaagaggaggagaaaagtgtgaggagggggagagaaaTAGAAAGAAAGCCAAGGGGGTGAGGGGGCAAGAGTGTTAAAGCCATAAAGCGCAGCACCCCCTGTAACGGCGGCGTTATGCGTCCATCCTTCCTCGTCTTCTGCCTCgtcgcctcccctccccgcctcGCCACCACCGCGGCTTTCTTTAATGGGGTGAGCCTAACAAACACCCCTGACACGGGAGAGCACCACCCGGTGACCAGACCTGCGACCAGACCAGCCAagaccacctcctccgcctccacctccacctctctcctcactctcctcctcctcttcctctctctctctctctctctgtgtgtgtgtctgtCTGTCTCTCTTCACTTCGCTCGCTCGCTGCTtgcgcgccggccgccggcaacgacctcgtcgtcgccatgtCGCAAGGTGAGGCGAGGCGGGTGTTCTTGTTTTCCGTGGGGTGGTGATGGGGAGGAGTAGAGCGGGGCGTTTTTTATTTCTCAAGTTTTTGTTGCGCGCGGCATGCAGGAGAAGGGGACTCGGACCTGTCCGCGGAGCTGTGGCGCGCCTGCGCGGGGCCGCTCGTGGAGGTGCCGCAGCGGGACGAGAGGGTGTTCTACTTCCTCCAGGGCCACCTCGAGCAGGTGCGTCTGCCTCTCCGGCCGCCGAATTCTCTTGCCGTTTTCCATTCGCGGGTTGATGATGACCTCCTTCCTTCCTCGCCGGCTGGCTGGCTGTGTGCGTGCAGCTGCAAGAGCCGACGGACCCGGCGCTGCTGGCGGAGCAAATCAAGATGTTCCAGGTGCCCTACAAGATCCTCTGCAAGGTCGTCAACGTCGAGCTCAAGGTACGTGATTCTCTGGCGggcaaagaagaagaagaagaggagaaaggTTTCGCCTTTGGTGCTTTGGCCCGTAATTCTCTTGCGTTTCCTTGTTGGTTTATGGCTGCAGGCCGAGACGGAAACGGACGAGGTGTTCGCGCAGATTACCCTGCTGCCGGACCCGGATGTGAGTGGTGACCACCAccgttttgttttcttgtcgCCTTATCAGTCTCCTCGGATGGTTTTGGAATGTACTTTGTGCGCTCCGTTCTGCAATCGTGGGCATCCTTTTGGGTTCCCCCTGAATTTTGATTCTGCCTTTTCAAGTCCTCAAATTTTTCACATCTTTTCAACTGTGTCTTTTTTACTGAAAGTAGTTTACCCTGACGCATACTTGCAACACATTTGGGTAGTGTTGCTATGTTGAATTGGCCCGAAGAAAGGTTGCGATTTTGTGTTTAGTGTGCAAAAGGGAGTGATTTGGGGCTCTGTTGTTTTTCAGCAAGAGAATCTGCCAACATTACCTGACCCGCCGCTGACGGCGCACCGGAGGCCTGTGGTGCACTCCTTCTGCAAGATCCTGACTCCGTCCGACACCAGCACCCATGGTGGATTCTCCGTGCTCCGACGGCATGCCAACGAGTGCCTCCCGCCACTGGTATGCGCAATTCTCATGGTTTTGGTAAATAGTATGTTCTGGTTATGTAAAAATCTTATCTTGTTCGTTGTTAATCAGGATATGTCCATGGCGACACCGACTCAGGAGCTCATCACGAAGGACCTTCATCGATCTGAGTGGAGGTTTAAGCACATCTATAGGGGTATGCAGTGTTTAGTTGTTAATTCTCTTAGTTATCTTCTCTCAGCTGTTCTCTGATCATTTGACCACTGTACTATGAGTAAAATTGTACTGGCTTTATGTGCATGCTGGCGCTTATTCATGCAATTCTTGGCTGTCTAGGCCAACCCCGTAGGCATCTTCTGACAACCGGATGGAGCACATTTGTGACATCAAAGAAGCTGATTTCTGGTGATGCGTTTGTCTACTTAAGGTTAGATCTCCACTTATCTACAGTGCTTATGTTACGCTTCAGTCACGGACAAGTTTATGCAGATGCTCATAAAATGCATGTATTAGAAGGAATCatgtatattttgtttctgtAGGAGTGAGACAGGAGAGCAGCATGTTGGAGTGAGGCGTCTTGTACAGAAACAAAGCACGATGCCGGCATCTGTTATATCAAGCCAAAGCATGCATCTTGGTGTGCTTGCGAGTGCATCACATGCTATCAAGACTAATTCCATTTTCCTAGTATACTACAGACCAAGGTTGGGCCATTTCTaccatcattttttatgatacAACTGTAATTATTCTAGGCTAATTACCTTGCTGGTTGTTTATTTTAAGGTTAAGCCAAAGCCAATATATTGTCAGTGTGAATAAGTACCTTGCAGCTAGTAAGATTGGATTTAATGTGGGCATGAGGTTTAAGATGAGTTTTGAAGGGGAAGACGTCCCAGTTAAAAAGTAATGGTTTAGCCTCTGGTCTTATTTGTTTCTCTTTCAATTTCTTCTTGATATGTTGCATCATGGCGTATTCAAATGGTTGTTGTAactttatcttaaaaaaccTGTAGGTTTTCTGGAACTATAGTTGGTGAAGGTGATCTTTCCCCGCAGTGGTCAGGTTCCGAGTGGAAGTCCTTGAAGGTAAGATCAATTCATTCTctgtagtttgttttcttttcttaaaaaatgctGATTACCATGTTCTCGGTGTAGGTCCAATGGGACGAAGTTACAAATGTTAATGGCCCTGAGAGGGTTTCCCCTTGGGAAATTGAAATATGTGATGCCACTGCACCTGCCATCAATGTACCCCTTCAATCGTCAACGAAAAACAAGCGGCTTAGGGAGCCAAGTGAAACTGTTGATCTTCAATCACTGGGTAcaacattcaatttttttacataactcAACTTACCAATAGATGAATTATGTGCCTCTTAATTCTTTTGTCTTCGGTTGCAGAACCAGCTCAAGAATTTTGGCTGTCTGGAATGCCACAACAGCATGAGAAGACAGGTATTGGTTCCAGTGAACCTAATTGTATCTCTGGACATCAAGTTGTTTGGCCAGGCGAGCATCCAGGATATGGTGCTGTGAGTAGTAGTTCAGTTTGTCAGAATCCGCTGGTACTTGAAAGTTGGTTGAAGGATTTCAATTCTTCAAGCAAGGGTGTTTCCCCTACCTTGTCAGAGATTTCTCAGAAACTTTTTCAGGTTACCAGCAATGAAGCAAGAGTTGCTACTTGGCCTACCCGTTCTGCTCATCAAGCTGAGGAGCCTACTTCAAAGTTGTCTCTGAACACTGCTGTCTGTGGTTACCGAACTGAAGAAGTTGCTCCAAATGCATCCAAAGTTGtcgaagggaaaaaggaacctAGCATGTTTCGTCTGTTTGGTGTAGATTTGATGAAATGTACCAGCGTATCTACTACTACTGACAGTGACAAGTCAAGTGTGGGGGCAGGAGAAACTTCAACGAAAGGTACTGGTTCTCACGAAGACTCTGGTCAGCTGTCAGCATTCTCAAAGGTGACAAAAGATCATATTGCTGTCGATGAAAGCCCCCGAGAGATCCAAAGCCACCAGAATTACACTGGAAGAACTCGTATAAAGGTATAGATTGTATATCTTGTCTTATCTTTTGCTTCTTAAACtgtagagcaattttacggtccaacaaaaagtacctcgaggtattggtacctcgcggtaccatatcgtttctgatcgttggatctaacaacgcacatcctactcagctagatccaatggtgagaaatgatttggttgttggaccggagcaaatctctaaaCTGTAACTGACTTGATTTTGTACTAGGTTCAAATGCATGGAAATGCTGTGGGTAGAGCTGTGGATCTAGCTAATCTAGATGGATATGGACAACTGATGAACGAGCTGGAGGAACTGTTCAATATAAAGGACCTCAAACAAAAATGGAAGGTGGCTTTCACTGATGATGAGGGCGACACAATGGAAGTTGGAGACGATCCTTGGCTGTAAGCTTCTGCGTTTTCATGAAAGCGTGATGGATTGTTCATCTGACAAAAATTTATGACTGAATGTATTTGTGATTCCTGCAGCGAATTTTGCCAGATGGTCAGAAAGATTGTGCTCTATCCCATTGAAGATGAGAAGAAGATCGAGCCTCAGCCGAAGTTACTCCCCGCTGCTAATCAAGAGCAGGATCACAAGACTGCACTTTAGAAAGGGGGGCTAGGGCTGAAAGGTGGATTTTTTAGCCTTTCACCGTTGAAGCGTTGGTGCCTGTCATTTTGCCATCGGAGATGGTCGTAGCTGAAAAATGGTGGCTACTGGCTAGTTCGTCTTATTGATGCAACAGATTTGTTGCTGGTCTCAGCTGTTTCTTCACAAACATTTTGAAGAAGAATTGATGTAACATAGGTttccaaggaaaaaaaaaagccttgACAATGTCTCTTTAGTAGTTTGCTCAAGTTTAGTCAAAACCTTAATGGTGCTTAAGGAATAACGTGAAGTTTATAAAAACTGGTGTGTAAGTTCTGTAAATATTATAAGGGagattataattttatgacATTAGCTTGCACCCTTTAATTTAGTGGTATATTAACATGTATATTTCATTGTTCTTGATCAGTTTGGCTGGCTGACCTTGCTATTATCAGATGTTAGCGAGCTCTCGAGATTTTCAACATTTTGGAGCTAAAAACATTCTAAAATTTCGAGGTGAAAGTGGTTTACATCGCTCCTGGTGTGCTTCTTTTGGTTTGTTCGTTTTCTGAACATCGTTGTCAATAGAGAAAGTTCCTGTAAAAAAGGTTTCAATTTTCAATATAGAGGAGAGTATGGTCCTTGAAGAAGAGTTTGGTCAATAGAACGTTAAGACGATCTTCAGTATGCTGAATTGTTCTCTCTTGGTCTATGAAACACATAAATATCACAATATTTTCTTGTGTTCAATTCCTACGAAATTCCTCAGGCCTAAAAATGAATTCGGAGACTATAATTCGTAGACTATAATTATTTCTGAACAGTGGTTTGCGAAAAGCTTTGGCTGCCACCAATAGATTTTGTGCTGTTTTACAATGGTCTGTGGATAGTATAAccacttatattttttcttctaatcCATAGACTATAATTCCATTTAGTAGcactaaatatttttccaCGGTAGTAAGCTCATAAATCAACGTTTAAGATAATCCTACTAACTCCATCTATACTACTTAAAAGTTCGTTTCTCTTATCACACAAAAAGCATTGTTTCcaacaaaatagaaaaaaatctatactATTTAAAAGTGGAGTCGTCGTTTCTCTATCACATTCACGAAAAATATTCCCATCCAACATTATGCAAAACCACCACttccaaaataaaacagagaaaaaagcggttttctttaataaaaaactgtCATGtgcaattatataaatatgttgcaATACAGTAATACGTTACTAATatctataatgaaaaaacaccacaaaaacacatgtataatTTAAACTAGCCTAGAAAACTACCGTTGATCTCCATCAGTTTGAGCGTGCGCCGAGCAACGCTACGCACCGGCGTGCAATGCAGGGGACGCACGGCCGGCAGGACGACGGCATGATGAGGATGAGGCCGGCGCGAGGTGGCTCGACAGCGCTAGCGCCGGCGGTTGCTCCGTGccgccgtgcgtgcgtgcgcgcgcgcgctcgctgGGGGGTGGGGCCGTCCCGTGCTGGCCTTGCCGTCTTGTCGCCTGCCTTGTCGGAACCATTCCCGGCAACCCGCGAAAACTCCACCACGGAACTCCGCGCGACGCCAGCCTCTCGCTCTCATCGTTCCCGCAGTTATAACGGGTTAGGGCATGTTAaagggttgtttagtttgtaaaattttttaaaaaaacatcacattaaaactttaaatatacatttaaagtattaaacttagtttaattacaaaacaaatttcatattccgtctggaaaccgcgagatgaatcttttgagtctaattaattcatcattagcacatgtttgttactgtagtacttatggctaatcacgtcctaattatatttaaaaggtccgtctcactatttcctcAATAActctgtaattagttttaatgtttatatatatttaatactttatttagatgtccaaagattcgatgtgatgtttttgggaaaaaatttaggaactaaacagcccctaaaaGATAAAGCATAATGTAGgctcttagagcatccccaacagcttatctaaatttgtttatttatatctttttttggataatcatctaaaacattttcatcatctatatctctttgtactccagtaGATCATCCATACATGGCATCCTCCATATTTGTTTGGAGGATGAAGAGAGActattttctctcttcaaATATGAATGACATCTAAAATAGAGGATTTTCTACTGGACCTTAATTTTTAcctttcattatttatttttacgatagaagatgagatagatgaactGTTAAGAATGCTCTTAGGTGTTGTTTGGTTCTTTAGTCCtataactaaaaattagtccttggactaaaatttttagtcccTACTGTTTAATTAGAGGGACTAAAagagattaaaaatatatcatgtatAGAAATTTTGATTAAGGGACATGTGTGAAAGGAAATTTTATTCCTAATAAATACCTCTAGAAGGGATTAATAGactaatacaattttagtcCCTCATGTTTGGGttttagggactaaaaaaactaaagtgGAGGGACTAATAGATTAGTCACCTGAACCAAACATGACCTTATTTGATCCACgttaataacatatttttttattaatgttagatatggtttctttattaatgtaataaaaatattttttattattgtactttcctttttatttatactcgTGCAGCAaagtttcttttaataaatattaagagTTCACTCTTTTTTCTCCATGTCATCAAATTCACTTACGTGAAGATGAAGAGAGTTAACTAATAAATTTGTATGTGctcttataaatttaaattttattttttttgagtttttacatcagttttttattttctttatctttaaattgctatatatatatatatatatacacacacactatGATTTATCCGTACATTGTttttcgtaaattattttttgtgcgAGAGTGAAACAAAAACACCATTGGGCGGTTGGGCCTCGCGAAGCACAAGCAGCCGGGCCACGGTTCAGCCCATCGGCAAAAGCAAaaccacgccgccggcggtgcgTGCAGAAAGCCCAAACCACTTTACTGCTATGCTGCATTTTCATTGTCTCATTGATGGCgagacggccggccggccggcacggTGTCCGCGTGCGGTgcaccggcggccggcgcccaCCCAAGCAAGGCAAGGCAAGGCAACAACCACGGCGTGGTCCCCCGGTTGATCGAAGTGGTGCAGTAACTGGAACCGTGTTTTCCTCAAAAGGTTGGTCAGCCCGTTCAATGTTCG
This is a stretch of genomic DNA from Oryza brachyantha chromosome 1, ObraRS2, whole genome shotgun sequence. It encodes these proteins:
- the LOC102705211 gene encoding auxin response factor 1 isoform X1; this encodes MSQGEGDSDLSAELWRACAGPLVEVPQRDERVFYFLQGHLEQLQEPTDPALLAEQIKMFQVPYKILCKVVNVELKAETETDEVFAQITLLPDPDQENLPTLPDPPLTAHRRPVVHSFCKILTPSDTSTHGGFSVLRRHANECLPPLDMSMATPTQELITKDLHRSEWRFKHIYRGQPRRHLLTTGWSTFVTSKKLISGDAFVYLRSETGEQHVGVRRLVQKQSTMPASVISSQSMHLGVLASASHAIKTNSIFLVYYRPRLSQSQYIVSVNKYLAASKIGFNVGMRFKMSFEGEDVPVKKFSGTIVGEGDLSPQWSGSEWKSLKVQWDEVTNVNGPERVSPWEIEICDATAPAINVPLQSSTKNKRLREPSETVDLQSLEPAQEFWLSGMPQQHEKTGIGSSEPNCISGHQVVWPGEHPGYGAVSSSSVCQNPLVLESWLKDFNSSSKGVSPTLSEISQKLFQVTSNEARVATWPTRSAHQAEEPTSKLSLNTAVCGYRTEEVAPNASKVVEGKKEPSMFRLFGVDLMKCTSVSTTTDSDKSSVGAGETSTKGTGSHEDSGQLSAFSKVTKDHIAVDESPREIQSHQNYTGRTRIKVQMHGNAVGRAVDLANLDGYGQLMNELEELFNIKDLKQKWKVAFTDDEGDTMEVGDDPWLEFCQMVRKIVLYPIEDEKKIEPQPKLLPAANQEQDHKTAL
- the LOC102705211 gene encoding auxin response factor 1 isoform X2, with amino-acid sequence MSQGEGDSDLSAELWRACAGPLVEVPQRDERVFYFLQGHLEQLQEPTDPALLAEQIKMFQVPYKILCKVVNVELKAETETDEVFAQITLLPDPDQENLPTLPDPPLTAHRRPVVHSFCKILTPSDTSTHGGFSVLRRHANECLPPLDMSMATPTQELITKDLHRSEWRFKHIYRGQPRRHLLTTGWSTFVTSKKLISGDAFVYLRSETGEQHVGVRRLVQKQSTMPASVISSQSMHLGVLASASHAIKTNSIFLVYYRPRLSQSQYIVSVNKYLAASKIGFNVGMRFKMSFEGEDVPVKKFSGTIVGEGDLSPQWSGSEWKSLKVQWDEVTNVNGPERVSPWEIEICDATAPAINVPLQSSTKNKRLREPSETVDLQSLEPAQEFWLSGMPQQHEKTGIGSSEPNCISGHQVVWPGEHPGYGAVSSSSVCQNPLVTSNEARVATWPTRSAHQAEEPTSKLSLNTAVCGYRTEEVAPNASKVVEGKKEPSMFRLFGVDLMKCTSVSTTTDSDKSSVGAGETSTKGTGSHEDSGQLSAFSKVTKDHIAVDESPREIQSHQNYTGRTRIKVQMHGNAVGRAVDLANLDGYGQLMNELEELFNIKDLKQKWKVAFTDDEGDTMEVGDDPWLEFCQMVRKIVLYPIEDEKKIEPQPKLLPAANQEQDHKTAL